One genomic region from Leifsonia poae encodes:
- a CDS encoding ECF transporter S component codes for MHATIATSTARPARILRWRVVDIVVASVIAVASGVIFWAWGQLYGPISAPVQAVLPGFQGILNGPWLFAGVLGALVIRKPGAAIFTELVAAVVSALIGTQWGIMTLVSGLVQGLGVEIVFALFLYANWRLFVALLAGAGAGIAESVLDLLYSYPGAKAGFAITYAITTTVSGIVVAGLLSWLLVRALARTGALSRFAAGREATGRV; via the coding sequence GTGCACGCAACCATCGCAACATCCACGGCGCGCCCGGCGCGCATCCTCCGCTGGCGAGTCGTCGACATCGTCGTCGCCAGCGTCATCGCCGTCGCGAGCGGGGTCATCTTCTGGGCGTGGGGCCAGCTGTACGGTCCCATCTCGGCGCCGGTGCAGGCGGTGCTCCCCGGATTCCAGGGCATCCTGAACGGTCCCTGGCTTTTCGCCGGCGTCCTCGGGGCACTCGTGATCCGCAAGCCCGGTGCGGCGATCTTCACCGAGCTCGTCGCGGCCGTCGTCTCGGCTCTCATCGGCACGCAGTGGGGGATCATGACCTTGGTCTCGGGTCTCGTCCAAGGGCTCGGCGTGGAGATCGTCTTCGCCCTCTTCCTCTACGCCAACTGGCGTCTCTTCGTCGCGCTGCTCGCTGGCGCCGGGGCCGGGATCGCCGAGTCGGTTCTCGATCTGCTCTATTCGTATCCGGGAGCGAAAGCCGGTTTCGCGATCACGTACGCGATCACGACGACCGTCTCCGGGATCGTGGTAGCGGGCCTGCTCTCCTGGCTTCTCGTGCGGGCCCTGGCCCGAACGGGGGCCCTCAGTCGTTTTGCGGCAGGCCGCGAGGCGACGGGCCGGGTGTAG
- a CDS encoding DoxX family protein, translated as MTAGAGSLLVRVVVGGVFVGHGLQKLRGAFGGPGLDGTERMMSALDMEPAPLQARAAALTETLGGAALAIGAVTPVAAAGLIATMLTAVRKVHWKNGFWNSKGGFEFNTVLIAVVTAVTVDGPGPLSIDSAFGRRRWGVRGGLFAVAAGAVGSLAAVELGRRASAALRAHENAQKVVDPDRDGDSAG; from the coding sequence ATGACAGCAGGAGCAGGGAGTCTTCTTGTCCGTGTCGTGGTGGGCGGCGTGTTCGTCGGCCACGGCCTTCAGAAACTGCGCGGCGCATTCGGCGGGCCCGGGCTCGACGGCACTGAACGGATGATGTCGGCTCTCGATATGGAGCCGGCGCCGCTCCAGGCGCGTGCAGCAGCCCTGACCGAGACACTGGGCGGTGCGGCGCTGGCGATAGGTGCGGTGACTCCGGTGGCGGCCGCGGGTCTGATCGCGACCATGCTGACGGCGGTGAGGAAGGTGCACTGGAAGAACGGGTTCTGGAACTCCAAGGGTGGCTTCGAGTTCAACACGGTGCTGATCGCGGTCGTCACCGCAGTGACGGTCGACGGGCCCGGCCCGCTGTCGATCGATTCGGCCTTCGGCCGGCGCCGCTGGGGTGTTCGCGGTGGTCTTTTCGCCGTGGCCGCCGGTGCGGTGGGGTCCCTCGCCGCCGTGGAGCTGGGGCGACGGGCCTCCGCTGCGCTGCGCGCGCACGAGAACGCTCAGAAGGTCGTTGACCCAGACCGTGATGGCGATTCGGCCGGCTGA
- the orn gene encoding oligoribonuclease, with product MATSSDRLVWIDCEMTGLDLEVDELVEIAVVITDFELNVLDPGLSIVIKPDASALDNMNDFVRDMHTTSGLIEEIPHGKSLAEAEYEVLEYVLKFAPTARTAPLAGNTIGTDRMFIAKYMPRLDNHLHYRSVDVSSIKELSRRWYPRIYFNAPEKHGGHRALADILESVRELDYYRRAAFVGEPGPTTEAVQTVSADVVAKWAPQM from the coding sequence ATGGCTACCTCCTCGGATCGACTGGTCTGGATCGACTGCGAAATGACCGGGCTCGACCTCGAGGTCGACGAACTCGTCGAAATCGCGGTGGTGATCACCGATTTCGAGCTGAACGTGCTCGACCCCGGGCTCAGCATCGTGATCAAACCCGACGCCTCGGCGCTCGACAATATGAACGATTTCGTGCGTGATATGCACACCACCTCAGGTCTCATCGAAGAGATCCCCCACGGCAAGAGCCTCGCCGAAGCGGAGTACGAGGTGCTCGAATACGTTCTCAAATTCGCTCCCACCGCCCGCACGGCGCCCCTGGCCGGAAACACCATCGGCACCGATCGGATGTTCATCGCGAAATATATGCCGCGACTGGACAACCACCTGCACTACCGCAGTGTCGACGTCTCGTCCATCAAAGAGCTTTCCCGCCGCTGGTATCCGCGCATCTACTTCAACGCGCCCGAGAAGCACGGCGGACACCGCGCTCTGGCCGACATCCTCGAATCCGTCCGCGAGCTCGACTACTACCGCCGCGCCGCATTCGTCGGCGAGCCGGGGCCCACCACCGAGGCTGTGCAGACGGTCTCTGCAGACGTCGTGGCAAAATGGGCTCCGCAGATGTAA
- a CDS encoding thioredoxin domain-containing protein, whose translation MKLTLYTSAFCEPCMQTRAVLAETARLVPTATVTELDVARNAARAEADRIRVTPTVIVSTAAGEEVFRAEGVPTLQQVLVAAAKAV comes from the coding sequence GTGAAGTTGACCCTCTACACGTCGGCGTTCTGTGAGCCGTGTATGCAGACGCGCGCTGTTCTCGCGGAAACCGCCCGGCTCGTCCCGACGGCGACGGTGACCGAGCTGGATGTGGCGCGCAACGCCGCCCGTGCTGAGGCCGACCGCATTCGGGTGACGCCCACCGTGATCGTGAGCACCGCCGCAGGCGAGGAAGTGTTTCGCGCCGAAGGGGTCCCGACACTGCAGCAGGTTCTGGTGGCGGCCGCGAAGGCGGTCTGA
- a CDS encoding ABC transporter ATP-binding protein: MDARLNPSVPAAVRVGGWGWRYAGRKAWAVSDLTLTIEPGERVLLLGASGAGKSTVLAALAGVLGGDDDGESSGTISVGGREPQSARGASGLLLQDPDSQVILARVGDDVAFACENLGIPREHIWPRVRQALEAVRLSVPLDHPTAALSGGQKQRLALAGLLAMRPGLLLLDEPTANLDPDGVDEVRRAVASVVESTGATLVVVEHRVSVWRDLVDRVVVLAADGGVLADGHPDAVLADNSGELRRAGVWLPDEPILTAAPGVPGSPLLTAEGMVIGRGPASRGRRRRRKNETQPLAHRIDLSIAEGAAVALTGPNGTGKSTLALTIGGLLPPLGGALRAEPTLAGSAAREPSAWRSRELLTRIGSVFQNPEHQFVASTVRDELAVGPRALHRSALEVEQRVDELLQRLDLAELAEANPFTLSGGQKRRLSVATALATRPRLLVLDEPTFGQDAVTWAALVAMIGELRSEGHAIVTATHDAEFVSAIGAVDLRLGDGRDAGGAQTESAQSGRGERR, encoded by the coding sequence ATCGATGCCAGACTGAACCCGTCGGTCCCAGCCGCCGTTCGGGTCGGCGGCTGGGGCTGGCGTTATGCCGGACGCAAAGCGTGGGCGGTCAGCGACCTGACGCTGACGATCGAACCGGGCGAGCGAGTGTTACTGCTCGGAGCATCCGGGGCCGGCAAGAGCACGGTCCTGGCCGCGTTGGCCGGAGTGCTCGGCGGCGACGACGACGGAGAGTCCTCCGGGACCATCTCGGTTGGCGGCAGGGAGCCGCAGAGCGCCCGGGGGGCGAGCGGGCTTCTCCTGCAGGATCCGGACTCACAGGTCATCCTCGCGCGCGTCGGCGACGACGTGGCGTTCGCCTGCGAGAACCTCGGCATCCCGCGCGAGCACATCTGGCCTCGGGTTCGGCAGGCGCTGGAAGCGGTTCGGCTCTCGGTGCCGCTCGATCATCCGACGGCGGCGCTCTCCGGGGGGCAGAAGCAGAGGCTCGCGCTGGCTGGCCTCCTTGCCATGCGACCCGGCCTGCTCCTGCTGGATGAGCCGACCGCCAACCTCGATCCGGACGGAGTGGACGAGGTGCGTCGCGCTGTCGCCTCCGTCGTGGAGTCGACGGGTGCGACGCTGGTCGTGGTCGAGCATCGGGTGAGCGTGTGGCGCGACCTGGTCGACCGGGTGGTGGTGTTGGCGGCCGACGGAGGCGTTCTGGCAGACGGTCATCCGGATGCGGTGCTCGCCGACAACTCGGGCGAGCTGCGCCGCGCGGGTGTCTGGCTTCCGGACGAACCGATCCTGACGGCGGCTCCCGGCGTGCCCGGTTCGCCGCTGCTGACCGCCGAAGGGATGGTGATCGGTCGTGGTCCGGCCTCCCGGGGGCGTCGCCGGCGCCGGAAGAACGAGACGCAGCCGCTGGCGCACCGCATCGACCTGAGCATTGCAGAGGGGGCTGCCGTCGCGTTGACGGGCCCGAACGGCACAGGGAAGTCGACGCTCGCTCTGACCATCGGGGGGCTTCTTCCGCCGCTCGGCGGAGCGCTGCGAGCGGAGCCGACCCTCGCGGGCTCCGCCGCTCGGGAACCGTCGGCCTGGCGTTCCCGGGAGCTGCTCACCCGCATCGGCAGCGTGTTCCAGAATCCCGAACACCAGTTCGTGGCGTCGACGGTCCGCGACGAACTGGCCGTCGGCCCTCGGGCGCTGCACCGGTCGGCCCTCGAGGTCGAGCAGCGGGTCGATGAGCTGTTGCAGCGCCTTGACCTCGCCGAGTTGGCCGAGGCGAATCCGTTCACGCTGTCCGGCGGACAGAAGCGCCGGCTCTCGGTCGCGACGGCCCTCGCTACCCGGCCGCGCCTCCTCGTGCTGGACGAGCCGACGTTCGGGCAGGATGCGGTGACCTGGGCTGCACTGGTGGCGATGATCGGCGAGCTGCGATCCGAAGGACACGCGATCGTGACAGCCACCCACGACGCGGAGTTCGTCTCCGCCATCGGAGCGGTCGATCTCCGATTGGGCGACGGGCGCGACGCGGGCGGCGCGCAAACGGAGTCGGCGCAGTCGGGCAGGGGTGAGCGTCGATGA
- a CDS encoding LapA family protein — protein MSTEPLTSTENGFVRFLKRKWLAIVLVILFVVIAIQNGVGSDKATIFLLWATLSMPTWLLVLIVFLVGGIVGWIFARNRASRKARK, from the coding sequence ATGAGCACCGAACCGTTGACGTCGACCGAGAACGGCTTCGTCCGCTTCCTGAAACGGAAGTGGTTGGCGATCGTCCTCGTGATCCTCTTCGTCGTGATCGCGATCCAGAACGGTGTCGGGAGCGACAAGGCGACGATCTTCCTCCTCTGGGCGACGTTGAGCATGCCCACGTGGCTTCTGGTGCTGATCGTCTTTCTCGTCGGTGGGATCGTCGGGTGGATCTTCGCCCGCAACCGGGCGTCTCGCAAGGCGCGCAAGTAG
- a CDS encoding FadR/GntR family transcriptional regulator has translation MAQRELERSSLVGKLAHDLSARLAGAEWAPGDRLPSENVLAGEYGVGRSTVREAVRTLATRGQVEARQGNGVFVLSAHPVAGVGRMLSRADIAEVFEARSGIESEAARLAALRRTEEQLAGLTRIERVRTERGAVGGVEFVTADLDLHRAIVAASGNAVLLDLFDHFAPVLDRAARELERFDTGPRSPIGADIDEHAAILTAIARQDAPAAAEASRRLSDGTVRALRALALAEDRSV, from the coding sequence GTGGCACAACGTGAACTGGAGCGGTCATCGCTGGTCGGAAAGCTCGCTCACGACCTGTCTGCCCGGTTGGCCGGGGCCGAATGGGCGCCGGGCGACCGTCTGCCGTCGGAGAACGTGCTCGCCGGCGAATACGGCGTGGGCCGTTCGACCGTGCGTGAGGCGGTGCGAACCCTCGCCACGCGCGGTCAGGTCGAAGCACGGCAGGGGAACGGCGTCTTCGTGCTCTCGGCGCACCCCGTTGCGGGAGTGGGCCGGATGCTCAGCCGCGCCGATATCGCTGAGGTCTTCGAAGCGCGGAGCGGGATCGAGTCAGAGGCGGCCCGACTCGCCGCGCTTCGCCGTACCGAGGAGCAGCTGGCCGGCCTGACCCGAATCGAACGGGTGCGCACCGAACGGGGCGCTGTCGGCGGGGTGGAGTTCGTGACAGCCGACCTCGACCTGCATCGGGCGATCGTGGCGGCCTCCGGCAATGCCGTGCTGCTCGACCTGTTCGACCATTTCGCACCGGTTCTCGACCGTGCGGCGCGCGAACTGGAGCGGTTCGACACCGGGCCGAGGAGCCCGATCGGCGCGGATATCGATGAGCACGCGGCGATTCTCACGGCGATCGCACGCCAGGATGCGCCGGCCGCCGCCGAAGCGAGCCGTCGCCTGTCGGATGGCACTGTTCGTGCACTCCGAGCGCTTGCCTTGGCCGAAGACCGCTCGGTCTGA
- a CDS encoding 2-isopropylmalate synthase, translating to MTTNTPTLSSDAPFTSADPATRSWNPQRASGMPYRKYAAPHDRVQLPELVDRRWPNARLTEAPLWVPVDLRDGNQALADPMDGARKRRLFELYVRMGYKEIEVGYPSASTTDFDFVRSLATSDLVPDDVTVVVFTAARADLIARTVESVRGLRNVVLHVYIATAPLWRDIVLSRGRAELAGTVRAAAADMLRGADTLTGTHTRFQFSPEVFNLTESEFVLELCNDLTAFWDASPDRPVTHNLPATLEIGTPNLYADQIEFTSRLLDRRGSVILSIHPHNDRGTGVAAAELALLAGAQRVEGCVFGNGERTGNVDIATLALNLYSQGIDPGIDFSDIDAVRETVEFCTRIPVHPRHPYVGELAYTAFSGTHQDAIGKGFAARTRELVTADSLTHPWRVPYLHIDPKDVGRDYEAVVRVNSQSGKGGIAYVLQTDHGIELPRAVRIDFAATVQEATERNGAEITSAELWELFDRTYLTGATPSSLGDEPTAIGTADRVIAAAADAVVDEERSVTSSGRICVFTLVRTGTGDRWSAGIDSDPAVARRRAIAVALSR from the coding sequence ATGACGACCAACACTCCTACCCTCAGCTCTGACGCCCCCTTCACCAGCGCCGATCCAGCGACCCGCAGCTGGAACCCACAACGCGCCAGCGGGATGCCGTACCGCAAGTACGCCGCCCCGCACGACCGGGTGCAGCTGCCCGAGCTCGTCGATCGGCGCTGGCCGAACGCGCGGCTCACCGAGGCGCCGCTCTGGGTGCCGGTCGACCTGCGCGACGGCAACCAGGCGTTGGCCGACCCGATGGACGGCGCCCGCAAGCGACGCCTCTTCGAACTCTACGTGCGGATGGGCTACAAGGAGATCGAGGTCGGCTACCCGTCGGCGAGCACCACCGACTTCGATTTCGTGCGGAGCCTGGCGACCAGCGATCTCGTACCCGACGATGTCACCGTGGTGGTGTTCACGGCAGCCCGGGCCGACCTCATCGCGAGAACCGTCGAGTCGGTGCGCGGCCTCCGCAACGTCGTACTCCACGTCTACATCGCCACGGCACCGCTCTGGCGCGACATCGTGCTCTCGCGAGGTCGCGCCGAGCTCGCCGGAACCGTTCGGGCCGCGGCAGCCGACATGCTGCGCGGCGCAGACACGCTCACCGGAACACACACGAGATTCCAGTTCTCACCCGAAGTGTTCAACCTCACGGAGTCGGAGTTCGTGCTGGAGCTCTGCAACGACCTCACCGCGTTCTGGGATGCGTCACCCGACAGGCCGGTGACACACAACCTGCCTGCCACACTCGAGATCGGAACGCCCAACCTCTACGCCGACCAGATCGAGTTCACGAGCCGTCTGCTCGACCGACGCGGCAGCGTCATCCTGTCGATCCACCCGCACAACGACCGCGGCACCGGCGTCGCGGCCGCGGAGCTCGCCCTGCTGGCCGGAGCACAGCGGGTGGAAGGATGCGTCTTCGGCAACGGCGAACGAACCGGCAATGTCGACATCGCGACGCTCGCCCTCAACCTCTACTCCCAGGGCATCGACCCCGGAATCGACTTCTCCGACATCGACGCGGTGCGGGAGACCGTGGAGTTCTGCACACGCATCCCCGTTCATCCGCGCCACCCCTATGTGGGCGAACTCGCGTACACGGCCTTCTCGGGCACCCATCAGGATGCGATCGGGAAGGGGTTCGCGGCGCGCACCCGCGAACTCGTCACGGCCGATTCTCTGACCCACCCCTGGCGCGTGCCGTATCTGCACATCGACCCGAAAGATGTCGGGCGCGACTACGAGGCGGTCGTTCGGGTGAACTCGCAGTCCGGCAAGGGTGGGATCGCATATGTGCTCCAGACCGATCACGGCATCGAGCTCCCCCGCGCGGTCCGGATCGACTTCGCCGCGACGGTGCAGGAGGCGACCGAGCGGAACGGTGCCGAGATCACGAGCGCCGAGCTGTGGGAGCTGTTCGACCGGACCTATCTGACCGGCGCGACCCCCTCCTCACTCGGCGACGAGCCGACCGCCATCGGCACAGCCGACCGGGTGATCGCCGCAGCGGCCGACGCTGTCGTCGACGAGGAGCGCTCCGTCACCTCCTCTGGACGCATCTGCGTGTTCACACTCGTCCGGACGGGCACCGGTGATCGCTGGAGCGCCGGCATCGACTCGGACCCGGCCGTCGCCCGCCGTCGAGCCATCGCCGTGGCGCTCAGTCGCTGA
- a CDS encoding energy-coupling factor transporter transmembrane component T family protein, which produces MSILAPVRQGPLAQLNPVAKLGAALLISVVLLISIDWVSAAIALAAELVLLAFAGLPGRIVLLRTAPIWIAAPLAGMTTVLYGRTSGAVHLQWWFVEVSDGSITLAIATTLRILAIGLPAVILFITIDPTDLADGLAQVLRLPARFVLGGLAGLRLVGLFVEDWRALTLARRARGVAEAGAVRRMLGQAFALFVLSIRRGTKLATAMEARGFGAPIARTWARPSVFRGRDWAAVGVALLIAVLAAGVSMTVGSWNVIVGA; this is translated from the coding sequence ATGAGCATCCTCGCACCGGTGCGGCAGGGCCCGCTCGCCCAGCTGAATCCGGTCGCCAAGCTGGGGGCCGCGCTGCTGATCAGCGTCGTACTGCTGATCTCCATCGACTGGGTTTCGGCGGCCATCGCTCTGGCAGCGGAGCTCGTGCTCCTGGCATTCGCCGGACTGCCGGGCCGGATCGTCCTGCTGCGCACAGCCCCGATCTGGATCGCGGCGCCATTGGCGGGCATGACGACGGTGCTCTACGGGCGCACCTCCGGAGCCGTCCATCTGCAATGGTGGTTCGTGGAAGTGAGCGACGGCTCGATCACCCTGGCCATCGCGACGACACTGCGCATCCTGGCGATCGGACTGCCGGCCGTGATCCTGTTCATCACGATCGACCCGACCGACCTGGCCGACGGGCTGGCCCAGGTTCTGCGGCTGCCGGCGCGTTTCGTGCTCGGTGGTCTCGCCGGTCTGCGCCTGGTCGGACTCTTCGTCGAAGACTGGCGCGCCCTCACGCTGGCCCGCCGGGCACGGGGTGTGGCCGAAGCAGGGGCGGTGCGGCGGATGCTCGGCCAGGCGTTCGCCCTGTTCGTGCTGTCGATCCGGCGGGGGACCAAGCTCGCCACCGCCATGGAAGCGCGCGGATTCGGTGCACCGATCGCACGCACCTGGGCACGTCCATCGGTCTTCCGAGGTCGCGACTGGGCAGCGGTGGGTGTCGCTCTTCTGATCGCCGTGCTCGCCGCCGGCGTATCGATGACGGTGGGGAGCTGGAATGTCATCGTCGGAGCATGA
- a CDS encoding ATP-binding protein: MSSSEHDDERRLRAAVTAAVESGRHRSAIVLIDGPSGAGKSSLADLLVADGPFPNEPTLVRMDDLYPGWGGLDAASAALGVDLLAPFRAGEPGRWQRWDWVTGSPADWSIVSPDRPLIVEGCGTLARGNAHSADLRIWLDADDELRKRRALARDGLAFETHWDQWQHDFERYLHREDPRRNADLVLDVTAWPLALRRAGARQD; the protein is encoded by the coding sequence ATGTCATCGTCGGAGCATGACGATGAGCGGCGCCTCCGCGCCGCGGTCACGGCGGCCGTCGAATCGGGCCGTCATCGCAGCGCCATCGTTCTCATCGACGGGCCGAGCGGTGCCGGCAAGAGTTCGCTGGCCGACCTGCTCGTGGCCGACGGCCCCTTCCCGAATGAGCCGACCCTGGTTCGGATGGACGATCTCTATCCGGGGTGGGGTGGGCTCGACGCTGCCAGCGCTGCACTCGGCGTCGACCTGCTCGCACCGTTCCGGGCGGGGGAGCCCGGCCGCTGGCAGCGTTGGGACTGGGTGACGGGCTCGCCGGCGGACTGGTCGATCGTGAGCCCCGACCGTCCCCTGATCGTCGAAGGGTGTGGCACGCTGGCACGCGGCAACGCACATTCGGCCGATCTGCGCATCTGGCTGGATGCCGATGACGAGCTCCGCAAACGGCGTGCCCTCGCCCGGGACGGTCTCGCCTTTGAAACCCATTGGGACCAGTGGCAGCACGACTTCGAACGGTATCTGCACCGGGAGGACCCGCGTCGCAATGCCGACCTCGTGCTCGACGTCACCGCCTGGCCGCTGGCGCTGCGGCGTGCCGGGGCCCGGCAGGACTAA
- a CDS encoding metallopeptidase family protein: MVDGLDNVVFVVEDRPEDGSLDLLGLYDGVALTERDSYGFGEMPDRIILYREPLLAICANEAELRDEIHVTLVHEIAHYYGIDDDRLHELGWA, translated from the coding sequence ATGGTCGACGGGCTCGACAACGTCGTCTTCGTCGTCGAAGACCGCCCGGAGGACGGTTCTCTCGACCTTCTCGGGCTCTACGACGGGGTCGCCCTCACCGAACGGGACAGTTACGGCTTCGGCGAGATGCCCGACCGCATCATCCTCTACCGCGAACCGTTGCTCGCCATCTGCGCGAACGAGGCCGAGCTCCGCGACGAGATCCACGTGACGCTCGTCCACGAGATCGCGCACTATTACGGGATCGACGACGATCGGCTGCACGAGCTCGGCTGGGCCTGA
- a CDS encoding spore germination protein GerW family protein, whose product MTNISLKLAETISSNGIKSVYGEPVEIDGTTIVPVAAVQYGFGAGSAAEGEDAPGGAGGGGVAIPFGAYVSDERGVRFRPNLITLLVVGIPFVWVAGHAWARVIKALKK is encoded by the coding sequence ATGACCAACATCTCGCTCAAGCTCGCGGAAACAATCAGCTCGAATGGCATCAAGTCCGTCTACGGCGAGCCGGTCGAGATCGACGGTACGACTATCGTGCCGGTCGCGGCCGTGCAATACGGTTTCGGCGCCGGTTCGGCCGCCGAAGGGGAGGACGCGCCCGGCGGCGCCGGTGGTGGTGGCGTCGCCATTCCGTTCGGCGCATATGTCAGCGACGAGCGTGGCGTGCGCTTCCGTCCGAACCTGATCACCCTGCTCGTTGTCGGCATCCCGTTCGTGTGGGTGGCCGGCCACGCCTGGGCTCGGGTGATCAAGGCGCTGAAGAAGTAG
- a CDS encoding endonuclease/exonuclease/phosphatase family protein, whose translation MSPSRSRRRSRGIVTGLLALGVGALLLWHGLLPNIAGSASLFETFLPWLGVVILVLGLAALIRLSLFGALCVAAAAAAWAFVFVPSLLPGMRAGSPSLTVVSENIHADNAAAADIAKDIASREPDVIALQELDATSREAVSEVLDAAYPHSEIVGTVGVWSTIAITDQKRLDLGLGWDRALWVDLDTPGLPTRLYAVHLASVRPGQYEQRDTMLGELTKTLEADSSSRVVVVGDFNSASTDREFTPLLSVVTEAPDSDLGFGFTWPAEFPVARLDHALVRGLTTVSSTVLPGNGSDHRGISVGLR comes from the coding sequence GTGTCCCCCTCCCGTTCCCGCCGCCGCTCCCGCGGCATCGTGACCGGGCTTCTGGCGCTCGGCGTGGGGGCGCTGCTCCTCTGGCACGGTCTGCTTCCGAACATCGCCGGGTCGGCGTCGCTCTTCGAGACGTTCCTGCCCTGGCTCGGCGTGGTCATCCTGGTGCTCGGACTCGCAGCCCTCATCCGGCTCTCGCTGTTCGGCGCACTGTGCGTCGCCGCCGCCGCAGCGGCGTGGGCGTTCGTGTTCGTTCCTTCGCTCCTGCCCGGCATGCGGGCCGGCTCCCCCAGCCTCACCGTCGTCAGCGAGAACATCCACGCCGACAACGCCGCAGCGGCCGATATCGCGAAGGACATCGCCTCGCGGGAGCCGGATGTGATCGCCCTGCAGGAGCTCGACGCCACCTCGCGTGAGGCGGTGTCGGAGGTGCTCGACGCCGCGTATCCTCACAGCGAGATCGTCGGCACCGTCGGCGTGTGGAGCACGATCGCGATCACCGACCAGAAGCGGCTCGACCTCGGTCTCGGCTGGGACCGCGCCCTCTGGGTCGACCTGGACACCCCGGGCCTCCCCACGCGCCTCTACGCCGTGCACCTCGCCTCTGTGCGCCCCGGCCAGTACGAACAGCGCGACACCATGCTCGGCGAGCTGACGAAGACGCTCGAAGCCGACAGCTCTTCGCGCGTGGTCGTCGTCGGCGACTTCAACAGCGCCTCGACGGACCGCGAGTTCACCCCGCTGCTGTCGGTGGTGACCGAAGCCCCCGACAGCGACCTCGGATTCGGGTTCACCTGGCCGGCCGAGTTCCCCGTGGCGCGCCTCGATCACGCGCTGGTGCGCGGTCTCACCACCGTGTCGAGCACCGTGCTACCGGGCAACGGGAGCGATCACCGCGGAATCAGCGTGGGCCTGCGCTAG
- a CDS encoding SGNH/GDSL hydrolase family protein — protein MSRPAFTRYVALGDSITEGLCDPEPTHPGGLLGWADRLAVILDGDARLGGHPFEFANLAVRGRRIGDVVGNQIPRALRLGPDLVSVMVGGNDLMSPAADPDALAHRLDTGIRSLRASGATVLLANLFDPQFAFFLKPFRGRAAVFNANIWSIARDNEAIVLDVWGVRQFQDGAMWATDRVHLSSRGHRLLAARAAHTLGVPYAEIAARNTAETPPAPAPPLPLRTWFRVYAIPWVGRRLRHISAGDGLDAKQPVPCPVGAQH, from the coding sequence GTGAGCCGACCAGCCTTCACCCGCTATGTCGCCCTCGGTGATTCGATCACCGAAGGGCTTTGCGACCCCGAGCCCACGCATCCGGGTGGCCTACTGGGATGGGCGGACCGCCTCGCCGTCATCCTCGACGGGGATGCGCGCCTCGGCGGGCACCCCTTCGAATTCGCGAACCTCGCGGTGCGCGGCCGGCGCATCGGCGATGTCGTCGGCAACCAGATACCACGTGCCCTCCGTCTCGGCCCAGACCTCGTCTCGGTGATGGTGGGCGGGAACGACCTGATGAGCCCGGCCGCCGACCCGGATGCGCTCGCCCACCGACTCGACACCGGCATCCGCTCACTGCGAGCCAGCGGAGCAACCGTGCTCCTCGCCAACCTCTTCGACCCTCAATTCGCCTTCTTCCTGAAACCGTTCCGGGGTCGCGCTGCGGTCTTCAACGCCAACATCTGGAGCATCGCGCGCGACAACGAAGCCATCGTGCTCGACGTGTGGGGGGTCCGCCAGTTCCAGGACGGCGCGATGTGGGCCACCGATCGGGTGCACCTCAGCAGTCGCGGCCACCGCCTCCTGGCCGCCCGCGCGGCACACACACTGGGCGTGCCCTACGCCGAGATCGCGGCGCGCAACACCGCGGAGACCCCACCCGCGCCGGCCCCGCCCCTCCCCTTGCGAACCTGGTTCCGGGTATACGCGATCCCGTGGGTCGGACGGAGACTGCGACACATCTCGGCCGGCGACGGGCTCGACGCGAAACAGCCGGTGCCCTGCCCGGTCGGAGCCCAGCACTAG